The Cytobacillus sp. NJ13 sequence TTCCCGCAAATCTGCTTTAACAGTAAAGGGCAGCTTTTGAATATCATCCAGGCTGGTAACGTCTTCAGGTGCAATATTACTTTTCAAAAACTTTTTCCGATAAAAAGGCACATGATTAAATACTCTTTCCACTGTCTGCTTGAGCCGGTCCAACTGCAATTCTTCTATAAAATCGCGGCTTTCCGTTTCAATATCATGCAGAATCAAGACATGACCTCCCAAATTATCATCATATTAAGATAATTATTTTATATAACGTTAAAATATCGTAAGATAAAATATGTGTTATATATTTAACACAAAGATACCGTGTAAACAGGGAAAAGTCAACTTATTTTCTGAAAATTTACTCATTTATTTGGAAAATAATAAAAAGACCTAGCCCGAGGGCTAGGTTAACTTTCTTAGGACCATTCTTTTAATTTGTTCATTATGTTATTTTTCCATTTAGATATTAAAGGCTCCTCACCTTTTGCTGTTTTTTGTTTCTGCCATTCATTATAGCTTGCTGCAGAAATGAGAATAGAGCCTGCAATTAATAGATACGCCCACCAAGGGAGATTCCCCCAATAAGGTCTTGTCTGAAGCAGCACATTCAGCAGAAGAACGCCAGAGCCTACAAAGAAATAGGACTTTATCCTCCAGCAGGTGCCAGCAAGCATCGAAATCAGGGAGAGGGTACCGACTATGAGCGCATCATAAACCGTATTGCTTGCAAGGCCATCCTGTACAAGCAGCAGGGAAACCAATATTAGGACTGCCCACTGAATTTTGTTAGTTAGTGCTGCGTATTGCCCTTTCAGCACTTTCCTGATAAAAATAATCAGGATAATCCATGGAAGCACGTAAGCCTCCCTTATGAAAAGGTCAGGCAAGTCAATATTCTTTAATAAACTATAATAAGGCTCCAGCAATACAGCTCCCGACAGCAATCCAGGCAGCCATACGTGTTTTGATGCCATCCTGCCCCTCTGTAAAAATAAAAGTGTACTGATCAGGAGTCCAGGGAGAACTTCCGCCCATAGGGAAATTGCCGGAAAAAGATAGGCAGCAAGGAAAAATAACAAAGAGATAATAGTGTAGCTATCAGCTTTTTTGTTCATTAAAATTTTGGCATATACCATTTTGCCAATGATTGCCGAAAACAGTCCAAAACCTGCGGAAACCAGAATTTTCATATCCGGAGCGATTCCGTTAATGAACAGGAATTTGAGCACTGCCACATATAATAATAACAATGGAACAGCAGCCAAAATATCAAATTTAGTTCTATGCAAATATGCGATCAATCCTGCAGAATAGATAATAGAAATGATAAACGGCACATACCCAAAGGGATATGAAGTTAAAAATGCCAGGATCCCAATCACAGACCAAGGTATAAGAAAGTAAACACTTCTCTGTTTATCTTGAGTTTTTCCGGTTAGCCAGAATATGAATACTGAACAGCTGACTAAAAGAACGGCATACTCACTTAAGTTCTCCTCCCAAATATGATCCAAACCCGTCAAGACTACCATGAACAAAGTTAAGAATGAACTGTAGAGGAATATCTTTGCCTTCCACTCTTTAACAGAAACCCTGAAACTGATCCAATAGACAGCCAGGGTGACAAGGAAGGGCCAGATACTGTTTTCCCTGTAGATGAAATAGGTCAGAATCAAGGCAAGCGGCATGTAAATATGGCCAATCCAGCTGAACCCCTTTGCCAGGACAAGATCTTTTTTTGAAATATAATATGCTGCAGCAAGCAGGATCCATGCCCCCATTGGAAGTTCTATCCAATTGAAAAAGATAAAGATAAATGGTAAACCAATCAAGATCATAAAGTAAGCAAAAAGTGATATCGATGCTCCAGCAAAGGGAACCCACTTTTGTTTTAATATATGATATAAGAACAAATACATGAAAATGCCGCCTATAAATACTGCAGGCCTCATCCAAACTTCATTTATTGTCAATGCTGTTGCTGTAAATAGGGAGATTGTATAAAAGCCGAGCGCGATCAAAAATACATTTCTGGCTTGATCTTTTTGTCTCTTCTTATAAAGAGCACCAGCAAGTATAAGGAGGGAAATACTCGCCATTATGGTATTCATAGCTATTCCTAACTCATTCTGATAAAAACTTGAGTTCCAGCGTATATGTTCTCCATAAAACATAAATGCGAACCCGATTGACAAATGGATGGCCCAGGGAATCGCTTCTGTATAAAAAATCCGATTTTCAGCCTTATTCATGAGGTACATGACAAAGCTGAAGATTAATAACATGGTGCCTGCAGCGAGCCAATCAAGAAATCCTGCTGCAATCACAACCGAAAATAACATTATACTAACAGCCACATCCCGTGAGCTTAATTCCACCACTTTTAAGAGCGGATACTTAAGCAGATACCCGAAACTTATAAAAAGCACAAAGCCAATGAAGAAAACAGGTAAAGAAAGATTATTGAACGGGGCTGCTTTATCCAGCATTAGTACTACTTCGAATAAAGCAGAGGATAAAAATACGGGTGCCAGGTAAGCAAATAGCCTGTTTGCCATAACACTTGCCAAATATATAAACTGCACCGCGAGTATAATATAAGCCAGCAGCAGTGATGCAGAGGGTTCGCCGGCCATTAACAGGATTCCTTCAGCTGAAATATAGAGAAAAGCAAGTATCGAAACCGCTGCACTGGTCAGTCTAAAAATCTTATCCCAGGAATATTGCTTATCCATAACTCCAGGAACAAACAGAAAACCAATACCTACAAGCACAAAGAAAACTGGGCCAGCTGCATTTAACATAGTATTTTCAATCAGCTGATAGGCACCATAGACAATCAGTAAGCTGAAGACGAAATGAAACTCCTTCCTGCCTGTTATATACACCATTGATAAATAAACAGCTGCTGTCACCAGAATATTCACACTGTAAAAAACAGGGCTATTGAAAAATACAAGCATCAATAAAGTAGAGATCACTAAATTGATTTGAGCAAAGAAAACCATTTCTCTCGAAAACAATTTTAGGGAAGCCTGTTTTTTCATGCGGTGATAGGCTGCAGACAGCATAGCATTGAAAATCATCAATCCAAGATAAAAACTGTCATTTTCAAGCTTGAATGCTGCCAGTGTAGAACCAGCCCCAGCAGTCAGGGCAATATAGGCAAACCAGACAAAAAGACGTGAGCCCAGTTTCTGTGCAAATACACTGTATACTGGGACGATCAATAAACTGCCAGCCGCTCCGAGTATAAAGCGTCCTTCCCCATAAAAGGAAAGATATGAGCCAAGCAATTCGAACCAGCCAATAGACAAAATAAATATTGGCAAAAATAAACTTCCAAGAACAATGAAAGCAAATGATGTTCTTTCAATTTTTAATACCTTTCCGGAAATAAACGCAAAGCCATAGAAAAGAAGTGAAACTACTGCAATGGATGCACTTTTCATAAAATTAGACATCGTATCCCAGTTGCTTGTGGCAACAAATAACCCGCCGATGAGAAGCAAAATGACTCCAACATTCAGCAGCCAGGAAATGTTTCTTTCACGGACTTCTTCCTGAGATAATTTCTTTTTCGCAGGTTTTTTTGCCTGTTGAACGGGCATTTGCCTGATTTCTTCTGCAGCTTTTGCTGCTTTTACCTGCATTTGTTTCAGTTCTTCAAGGTCCTGATAGTACTGAAGATGGGCGCTCAAGGTGATTTCATAATGTTCAGTTGATATATAGTCTTTCTCTTTCAATTTCGTGAGTTCAAGTTGAAATATGTTCTGATGATATTTTTCTGTTTTGGGGTTCAATGGATTCACCTCTTTTAAATAGAATAATATTCACTTGGTTCAATTAGTGTAATTTTACACATTTTGAAATAATTAATCAATCCCTTGTTTGGCATTTTTTACTTCACATGTATGTGTATATAATAATTATTTAATTAGTGGAAAAAATGGATTAATAAGGAATTACCGGCGCTCTTCTAAACCGGATCTTCTCAGCATAATAATTAAACCCCTTGATAAACCAGTATTTCCCCCTCTCTTTCTGCTGAAAAAAAATCCAAATATTATATCTAATAAAATTTCAAATAACAATTCTATCCGAAAAATATTTTTTCCATTATATTATTCTAGAATTTATTATCTTACATGGAGGAAATATCATTGAAAAGACTAAGTATTGTTATTGCATTCATCCTATTGCTGAGCTTGTTTCCGGCTGTCAGCAATGCAGCACCAAGCGATAATGAAGTGGCTGAATTCCTGAAGGAAACAAATTGGACTGAAGAAGGATTAAATGACCATCTGGAATATTTTTGGGATATGAATTTCGAAGATTTCGATACGATGGAGGAAATGATTGAATATCTCGGTGAGCCTATTACTGAAGAAAACCTTCAGCAGCTCTTAGCTGACTATGCTTTTGAAAATGAGGAAGAGTTAGTGGCACTGCTTGCGGAGAATGGAGAAATGGAAACGACTGACGATGTTAGGGATGTTTTTCGATATATTGATGCTTTAGATTCCACTGTTTCTTTTTTAACATATACAGGCACTGAAATTAACGATGAAACTCTTCAGCAGCTATTAAATGATTACGGACTTACAAAAGAGGAGCTCATCTCCCTGCTTGAGGAGAACGATGACTCCCTTGAAAACTACGAATATATTGAGGACCTTGATATCATGGTATCCATTTATCTGGGTGGAGATGAATTACCTGGTGAAGACGAAATGAACCAAATACTCTCAGATATAGATCTTACAGATGAAGAACTTGAAGCATTATTTGCACATTTTATGACTTTGGATTTCGAGAATCCAGACTTGCTTGATAAAATGATGGACCTTGAAAGCCGTTTAATGGCATTTGGGGAGTTTGACAGTGCCGAGGATTTAACAGAAGCAGAAATAGCTGAACTTATCAGCATTATGCAGGAAATGATGGATCTGTTCCAGCTTGATGCCGAGTTTTATCTTGTGAAAGATGGTGAAAAGATCCATTTAACAACAGCTGAAATGATTGCTTTGGAAGAGACAAATGGCTATGACCTGCTTATTGAACTTTATAATACTCAAGGCCAGTTCCTGGCAGATATGATTATTACAGCAGAGATGTTCAGTTCAGAGCTAATTGAAGACACAGTGACAGATTTGGATCAGGCTGAAACTGTTATCAAAAAACAGGAGCCTGCTAAAGTGAAACCAGTTTCTAAACACGTAAAAACTGTAAAAGGCGGAAAACTGCCAAACACAGCAGGCCACTATACTGAAGGAGTATTAGCAGGCATTGGCCTAACCCTTATAGGAATTGCCATTTTCCGCAGACGAAAAGTGAAAGCTGCGTGAAAAGGAATCTCTCATTAAAAGGAGCTATTGGTCTAATTTTTATTTTGGGCGGAATTTGGATTGCAGCTTCAAATCTCATGCCATATTTGAATAGTCAAAAAACTTCAGCCCATAAAGATTCCTCCAGCACTGTAAAAACAGAAGTGAAGGCTGAACAAAAAACGGAACAACATAGCCTATACACCGTACGACCTAAAATGGGAGAAGAAATGGGCGTTTTATCAATACCTAAGATATCAGCACATCTGCCTATCTTTCATGGTACGGATGAAGATGAGCTTGAAAAGGGAGTTGGCCATTATGCCGGCAGCGTCCTTCCAGGAGAAGAAGACAATTCAGTCCTTTCCGGCCACCGGGATACAGTCTTTCGCAAACTTGGAGAAGTAGAGATTGGCGATTTGCTTGTCGTAAACACTTCTGCTGGTGAATTTACCTATAAAGTTCGTAAAGTAAGAATCGTCGATGCAGATGACAGAACAGTAATTGTACCTAAGCCAAGAGCAACTCTAACTGTAACAACCTGCTATCCTTTTGACTTTATTGGAGATGCACCACAGAGGTATATACTTGTTGGAGATCTTGTAAGAAAATAAAAAACCCGCTGACCAGGCGGGCTTTTAGAGGGAGGCCGTTTTTGGCCTTCCTTTTATTCTGTAATTGTGACTAACTTTACATCTGCAAAATCAAAACGATGGTAGTGACCTTCAGAACAAGTTAGTTCTACAAATCCTTCCAGGTCTTTAATGCTTCCGATTACTTCGGATTTATTTTCTGCTTCAACCTCTTCTGTTACGGTAACACCTTTTTCAAAAGTATAAATAACCTTAAACGTATTCATGTGAGCTAAACTCTCCTTTCCCCATTCATGTTCCCGTGTATACAGTGTTTAAACACAGAAATTTCTATTGCAGTTATTTTCCATTAGTCAGATAAAACTCCAATGTATCTCTCGATGGGAAGTTAAGGGCAATAACTTATATTCGGCGAGAAGATAGCGCAAGCTAGCAAAATGATACTCGACAGATATCGAATGATATCACCATAAAACCACAATTGTTTCAGCCGTTTTCAAAAGAAAGCATATTTAGGTGCATATAATTATTAATCCGGGCAATAACAAAATTAATTTACATAGTAAAATTATGTAAAACATTATATTTGAATAAAAAAGAGTCCAGCAATTAAGCGGACTCCTCTTCTCAGTTATTCACCAAGGTCTGCATTATGATAAACACGCTGGACATCTTCCAGGTCTTCAAGAGCGTCAATCAGCTTTTCAAATTGCGCCTGTGCATCAGCCTCAAGGGTGACTTCATTTTGCGGGAGCATTGTTAATTCAGCAACAGCAAACTCATTGATGCCTGCTGACTTGAATGCTTCCTGAACTGCATGAAACTGATCGGGTTCTGCATAAACAATTACCGTATCATCTTCTTCCAGAATATCACGTGCATCTACGTCTGCTTCCATGAGGATTTCCAGCACTTCTTCCTCCGATTTGCCTTCAATGCCGATAACAGCGGTTGAGTCGAACATATAGGAAACAGATCCGCTCACACCCATATTCCCGCCATTTTTTCCGAATGCAGCACGTACGTTAGAAGCTGTGCGATTTACGTTATTAGTTAATGCATCGACTATAACCATGGATCCGCTAGGCCCGAATCCTTCGTAGCGTAGCTCATCATAGTTTTCTTCCGCTCCGCCCTTTGCTTTTTCAATTGCACGATCAATGATATTTCTTGGCACGTTATATGTTTTTGCACGTTCGAGCACAAATTTTAAAGCCTGGTTTGCTTCCGGATCAGGCTCACCTTGCTTGGCAACCACATATATTTCAAGTGCAAACTTGGAATATACACGGCTCGTATTTGCGTCTTTTGATGCTTTCTTTTCTTTAATATTGTTCCATTTACGGCCCATATGTCCCACTCTCTTTCAACTTTGGATCTATGAAATTTATGATAAGTAATAGAGTCTTCACAGAAATCGGAAGAACTCTCACCTGAATATTATACATTAAAACACAGGACTTTTTCGAGTATTGTTTCATAAGAAGAAGGATGGGATAACTGTGCGGTTTAGATGAATAAAAAAGAGACACATTAGCTTAATAGGATTTTTTCAAGCACCTTTTGCACCTGATACCCTTCTTTAAAGGAAACCAATAATGCATTGTCTCCTCTTATTGCTTTGAGGAGTTCTGCAGAAAGACTGTTTTCCGGCTCATCAAGCCTTATCATCTCTCCGCTGTTTTCGGACGTACTTTGTACAAGAACACCCCAGTTCTGCATATCCAAAGTTCCTTTATCACCAAAAACTTTAAAAGACAGATGTTCTTTTTGTCCAATTCCCGCAATTCCGTTAAATAGAACAGGAATGCCGCCTGGAAGCTTCAATAATGTGGTAAAGCTGTTTTCACATAAACGTTCATCATCCGGGTATTCCACAAAAGAACGGACATTGAGCAGCTCTCCGAAGGTATCCTGAATCATATGAATAAAGTGAGGAGAAACTTCCCGGATAAAGCCCCCTTGTTCCCTGCTGGAAATCCATTCGTTCTGCTGCCATTCACGCGGCCATTGTGTAAATTGCAGTTGCAGTTCTACCTTCTTAATCTCACCCAGTTCACCATTCTGTATCTTTTCCCTAAACACTTTAAAGGCCGGGCTGTATGCCATTGGAAAATTCATTGCATGTATAATTCCGGCATTTTCAGCAGCTTCATACATATCCTTAGCCTCTTCAATGGAATTGGCCAGAGGCTTTTCACAAAGAAGATGCTTGCGGCTCTTTATTATATCCATGCTAATTGAATAATGAAATTTTGGCGGAACACCTAAATAGATGAGTTTGATGGTTTCATCCTGAAGCAGTTCCAAATGATTGGTATGTAATGAGGCATCTGGCAGCTCAGCCTTAAATTTATCTAATCGTTCGGCATTTCGATCACAAAGTGCTGCAATCTCAAACTCTTCATGCTGTCGAAATTGACGAAGGATCCTTTCCCCTACTGCACCCATTCCTATTAATCCAACTTTAATTTTTTCCTTCAACACACTTCACCTGCTTGTTAAATTTCATAGTTCTCCACTGAATTATACAGTTTATTGCAAAAATTCAAAAGTTGTAAATCCTCTATTAGTTAAAAAAGCTTTGCACTTCGATTAGTCAAAAATATACCGGCCAATAATTGGATAGAAATAAAAGTGAATGGGAACATTAGAAATAATAAAATATTTAGGAGGTGTCATCATTGAACCTTGATAAGGATATGCAATTTGAAATCAAAAGTACCTTCATGCCAAATCTTAACCGTTCCCAAACACTTAAAATTCTGGAGGTGACCCAGAACAGCGTAGTCATCCAGATGGACAGATCAAATGGACGCGGGGTCTTCCCAGCAGAAAATTTTCATTATTGGATAAAAAGGGGTTCCCTTATTAAATTAAATGACCATCATAAAAGAACCTCATAGAACACTGGCCAGGAGCCCGTGTTCTCTATTTAAATTTGGTCATGTACGCCCCGGTTCCCTTTTTACAAAAAAAGAAGCCGGCACTATATATAGAGCCAACCCTTCTCTTATCGTTCGCAAGCAAAGTTATCCTTGTCTCTATCATGTTTTGAGTTATAGGCAGGATGTGTAGAAGGCACACCATTTGGATATACCTTCCTTAACTCTGTACAGTTTTGGTAGGACTCAGTGCTGCCTTCTGCAGAAGCCGAATTGCTGGCTGTACCACTGCTGTCATTCGACCCGCTGCCGCCGGCAATCCCCGAACTTGATGAAGAACTGCTGGCTGCTGCAGAATCCAGGTCCCCTTTAGTTGTTCCCTCATCCCCGAGAGCCCATAACCCTTTATTGGCTTCCCTAGCTTCCCTTCCAAATACTCTGAAGTATTGACTGTATTTTACATCCGGATTGTAGGTGGATGGCTCAGCATAGCCATTCAGAACCAAGTGTGCATTGAACATTTTTTCACGTATTTCATTTTCGTCCATATCATCAGTTGGGATGTCCACCCAAATGATTCTCAGCAGGCGGCCATACCGGTCTGTGTCAGAGACATCCTTTTGCATCCAGATTTTCTTGCCAGTCAGCTCAGATGTGGTAAATTGGCTTGCTTCTTTTCCGTATTCTTCGACTCTTGTTGTCGATTCGGGAGTGTTCACTCCAATTAGGCGGACCTTTCTTCCGTCTGATGTTTCAATTGTATCACCGTCTACGACTCTGCCAATGGTTACTAGTTCCAGGCCCAAGCTCTCTGCAGCCTGTTTTTGACCCTGTTCCTGTTTTTGCTTTTCAGCTTCTTCTTGTTTCTGTTTTTCTTCCTGTTCTGCTTCCAGCCGTGCTTGCTCCTCTTCCTGCTTCTTAGCTTCCTCTTCTTTAGCCTTCTCTTCAGCAAGCTTTTCTTCTTCTGCCTTCTTATCTGCTTCATCCTGATCTGTCATTATTTGTTCTTTCTCAGGTTCACTTACTGTTTTTGTTGCATCAGAATCTGCAGTTGCTAAAAAAATGGATAACACAAAGCCAGCAGCCATAATCCAGCCAGATTTTTTAAAATTTATCTTAAATTTCCGGTACTGATTATTTAAATATAATCCAATTAAAAAGACAGCTAACCCAATAAGTGCGGCAGGAACTGCAATTCCCAGTAACAGCATAAACACAATAACAATAGTGATAATAGTCCCTCTTATAACTTTCAAACTCTTTTTTCTCTCCCCTTTTTACAATTATCCTAAATAAGCATAACTTTTTTCCACACAAATATAAACACCAATTCACTTAAGAATTGGTGTTGAACATAAGCCCTTTTCTCATAATTTTTTGTATGCTTATGAACGCGGCCGTTGATTTCCGCAGCGGGCACTTGCTTTC is a genomic window containing:
- a CDS encoding processed acidic surface protein, which codes for MKRLSIVIAFILLLSLFPAVSNAAPSDNEVAEFLKETNWTEEGLNDHLEYFWDMNFEDFDTMEEMIEYLGEPITEENLQQLLADYAFENEEELVALLAENGEMETTDDVRDVFRYIDALDSTVSFLTYTGTEINDETLQQLLNDYGLTKEELISLLEENDDSLENYEYIEDLDIMVSIYLGGDELPGEDEMNQILSDIDLTDEELEALFAHFMTLDFENPDLLDKMMDLESRLMAFGEFDSAEDLTEAEIAELISIMQEMMDLFQLDAEFYLVKDGEKIHLTTAEMIALEETNGYDLLIELYNTQGQFLADMIITAEMFSSELIEDTVTDLDQAETVIKKQEPAKVKPVSKHVKTVKGGKLPNTAGHYTEGVLAGIGLTLIGIAIFRRRKVKAA
- a CDS encoding class D sortase; translation: MKRNLSLKGAIGLIFILGGIWIAASNLMPYLNSQKTSAHKDSSSTVKTEVKAEQKTEQHSLYTVRPKMGEEMGVLSIPKISAHLPIFHGTDEDELEKGVGHYAGSVLPGEEDNSVLSGHRDTVFRKLGEVEIGDLLVVNTSAGEFTYKVRKVRIVDADDRTVIVPKPRATLTVTTCYPFDFIGDAPQRYILVGDLVRK
- a CDS encoding YebC/PmpR family DNA-binding transcriptional regulator, yielding MGRKWNNIKEKKASKDANTSRVYSKFALEIYVVAKQGEPDPEANQALKFVLERAKTYNVPRNIIDRAIEKAKGGAEENYDELRYEGFGPSGSMVIVDALTNNVNRTASNVRAAFGKNGGNMGVSGSVSYMFDSTAVIGIEGKSEEEVLEILMEADVDARDILEEDDTVIVYAEPDQFHAVQEAFKSAGINEFAVAELTMLPQNEVTLEADAQAQFEKLIDALEDLEDVQRVYHNADLGE
- a CDS encoding Gfo/Idh/MocA family oxidoreductase, with product MLKEKIKVGLIGMGAVGERILRQFRQHEEFEIAALCDRNAERLDKFKAELPDASLHTNHLELLQDETIKLIYLGVPPKFHYSISMDIIKSRKHLLCEKPLANSIEEAKDMYEAAENAGIIHAMNFPMAYSPAFKVFREKIQNGELGEIKKVELQLQFTQWPREWQQNEWISSREQGGFIREVSPHFIHMIQDTFGELLNVRSFVEYPDDERLCENSFTTLLKLPGGIPVLFNGIAGIGQKEHLSFKVFGDKGTLDMQNWGVLVQSTSENSGEMIRLDEPENSLSAELLKAIRGDNALLVSFKEGYQVQKVLEKILLS
- a CDS encoding thermonuclease family protein — its product is MKVIRGTIITIVIVFMLLLGIAVPAALIGLAVFLIGLYLNNQYRKFKINFKKSGWIMAAGFVLSIFLATADSDATKTVSEPEKEQIMTDQDEADKKAEEEKLAEEKAKEEEAKKQEEEQARLEAEQEEKQKQEEAEKQKQEQGQKQAAESLGLELVTIGRVVDGDTIETSDGRKVRLIGVNTPESTTRVEEYGKEASQFTTSELTGKKIWMQKDVSDTDRYGRLLRIIWVDIPTDDMDENEIREKMFNAHLVLNGYAEPSTYNPDVKYSQYFRVFGREAREANKGLWALGDEGTTKGDLDSAAASSSSSSSGIAGGSGSNDSSGTASNSASAEGSTESYQNCTELRKVYPNGVPSTHPAYNSKHDRDKDNFACER